Proteins from one Listeria innocua genomic window:
- a CDS encoding MetQ/NlpA family ABC transporter substrate-binding protein, translated as MRKLTKGLGILLASSLILGLAACGGGSDDKALSTKEITIGTTAGPHQQIAEEVQKLAKKDGLEIKIKTFDDYNTPNTALNDGDLDANNYQTIPFLEQQKKDKGYKLDVAFKTVAFPMGVYSNDIKDLKDLKKGDKIAVPNDPSNEYRGLKLFEDAGIIKLKDGVEEKATKKDIAENPLDLEIVELEASQIPAQLDEVAAAAINTNFAMGAGLSINKDAIYHEPTKDNPYPNVFVIRSENKDDEVVKTLEKYYHSDDVKAFIEKEFNGSVVPAF; from the coding sequence ATGAGAAAATTAACAAAAGGGTTAGGAATTTTACTTGCATCAAGCCTTATTCTAGGGTTAGCAGCATGTGGAGGCGGAAGTGACGATAAAGCCTTAAGCACAAAAGAAATCACCATTGGAACAACAGCAGGACCTCACCAACAAATCGCTGAAGAAGTTCAAAAATTAGCGAAAAAAGACGGCCTTGAAATCAAAATCAAAACTTTTGATGATTATAATACACCAAATACAGCTTTAAACGACGGTGACCTCGATGCGAATAACTACCAAACAATCCCGTTTTTAGAGCAACAAAAGAAAGATAAAGGCTACAAATTAGACGTTGCTTTTAAAACAGTAGCATTCCCAATGGGTGTTTACTCTAACGATATTAAAGACTTAAAAGACCTGAAAAAAGGCGACAAAATTGCCGTTCCAAACGATCCAAGTAACGAATACCGTGGTTTAAAACTATTTGAAGATGCTGGCATTATTAAATTAAAAGATGGCGTGGAAGAAAAAGCAACAAAAAAAGACATTGCTGAAAACCCACTTGACCTTGAAATCGTTGAACTTGAAGCTTCTCAAATCCCTGCACAATTAGATGAAGTTGCAGCAGCAGCTATCAATACTAACTTCGCAATGGGTGCTGGACTTTCTATTAATAAAGACGCAATTTACCATGAACCAACAAAAGACAATCCATATCCAAACGTATTTGTTATTCGTAGCGAAAACAAAGATGATGAAGTCGTTAAAACATTAGAAAAATACTACCATTCTGATGACGTAAAAGCATTTATTGAAAAAGAATTTAATGGGTCTGTAGTACCTGCATTCTAG
- a CDS encoding pyridoxal phosphate-dependent aminotransferase — MKISKRLQNLPDQFFSSLVEKVGKKVAEGHDVINLGQGNPDQPTPKHIVEAMKTASENPMNHKYSLFRGKQELKQAVADFYAREYNVTIDPNTEVAILFGTKTGLVELPMCLMDPGDVMLLPDPGYPDYLSGAVLGEVQFETMPLIAENDFLPDFNKIPEEIAKKAELMYLNYPNNPTGAVATTHFFEETVAFAKENNITIAHDFAYGGIGFDGKKPISFLETPGAKEVGIELYTLSKTYNMAGWRVGFAVGNKDVVEAINLIQDHMYVSLFPGIQDAAIEALTGDQTCVQELNARYESRRNAFIAACDKIGWEAIAPAGSFFAWMPVPKEFTSSEFADYLLNEVSVAVADGSGFGTFGEGYVRVGLLMDEKRLEEAVARISKLHLFDKVAQN, encoded by the coding sequence ATGAAAATTTCCAAACGCTTGCAAAATTTACCAGATCAATTTTTTTCTAGCCTTGTAGAAAAAGTGGGAAAGAAAGTGGCAGAAGGTCATGACGTGATTAATCTAGGTCAAGGAAATCCAGACCAGCCAACACCCAAGCATATCGTGGAAGCAATGAAAACAGCTTCAGAAAATCCAATGAATCATAAATATTCGTTGTTTCGTGGAAAACAGGAACTTAAACAAGCCGTGGCTGATTTTTATGCGCGTGAATATAATGTAACCATCGATCCAAATACAGAAGTAGCCATTTTATTTGGGACGAAAACAGGGCTTGTTGAACTGCCAATGTGTTTAATGGATCCAGGTGATGTAATGCTTTTACCAGATCCGGGCTACCCAGATTATTTATCAGGAGCAGTTTTAGGAGAAGTTCAGTTCGAAACAATGCCACTTATTGCTGAAAATGACTTTTTACCAGATTTTAATAAAATTCCTGAAGAAATTGCGAAAAAAGCGGAGTTGATGTATTTAAATTATCCAAATAACCCCACTGGCGCGGTTGCTACGACTCACTTTTTTGAAGAAACGGTTGCTTTTGCTAAAGAAAACAATATCACGATTGCACATGATTTTGCTTATGGTGGTATTGGTTTTGACGGGAAGAAACCGATTAGCTTTTTAGAAACTCCAGGGGCGAAAGAGGTTGGAATCGAACTTTATACGCTTTCGAAAACATATAATATGGCTGGCTGGCGCGTAGGATTTGCTGTTGGGAATAAAGACGTTGTCGAAGCAATCAACCTCATTCAAGATCATATGTATGTAAGTTTATTCCCAGGTATTCAAGATGCTGCAATTGAGGCTCTCACAGGCGATCAAACTTGTGTACAAGAATTAAATGCTCGTTATGAAAGCCGTAGAAATGCATTTATAGCTGCTTGTGATAAAATTGGTTGGGAAGCAATTGCTCCAGCGGGCTCTTTTTTTGCATGGATGCCCGTTCCAAAAGAGTTTACAAGTAGTGAATTCGCGGATTACTTATTAAATGAAGTTAGTGTAGCTGTTGCTGACGGAAGTGGTTTCGGGACTTTCGGTGAGGGTTATGTACGCGTAGGACTTTTAATGGATGAAAAACGATTAGAAGAGGCAGTGGCGCGAATTTCCAAGCTACATTTATTTGATAAAGTGGCACAAAATTAA
- the yycF gene encoding response regulator YycF — MAEKKILVVDDEKPIADIVKFNLNKEGFDVYCAYDGDEALELVEEVQPDLILLDIMLPGRDGIEVCREVRKKYDMPIIMVTAKDSEIDKVIGLELGADDYVTKPFSNRELIARVKANLRRHSQVSSNAAEEEENSELEIGSLIIHPDAYVASKRGETIELTHREFELLHYLAKHMGQVMTREHLLQTVWGYDYFGDVRTVDVTVRRLREKIEDNPSHPAWLVTRRGVGYYLRNPEQE; from the coding sequence ATGGCAGAAAAGAAAATTCTTGTAGTAGATGACGAAAAACCGATTGCGGATATAGTTAAGTTTAATCTAAATAAAGAAGGCTTTGATGTATATTGCGCCTATGATGGCGATGAAGCGTTAGAACTTGTAGAAGAAGTTCAGCCAGATTTGATTTTACTGGACATTATGCTTCCAGGTCGTGATGGTATTGAGGTATGTCGTGAAGTACGTAAGAAGTATGATATGCCAATAATTATGGTAACTGCAAAAGATTCCGAAATTGATAAAGTTATCGGGCTTGAACTTGGTGCCGATGATTACGTTACGAAACCATTTAGTAACCGCGAATTAATCGCTCGTGTGAAAGCCAACTTGCGCCGTCATAGCCAAGTAAGCTCAAACGCTGCCGAGGAAGAAGAAAACAGTGAATTAGAAATTGGTTCATTAATTATTCATCCAGACGCATATGTTGCTTCAAAACGTGGAGAAACAATCGAACTTACGCATCGTGAATTCGAATTACTTCATTATTTAGCTAAACATATGGGTCAAGTCATGACAAGAGAACATTTACTTCAAACAGTTTGGGGCTATGATTACTTCGGTGATGTTCGTACGGTCGATGTTACTGTTCGACGTCTACGCGAAAAAATTGAAGATAATCCAAGCCATCCAGCGTGGTTAGTTACAAGACGCGGCGTTGGTTATTATTTACGCAATCCAGAACAAGAATAA